Genomic window (Paenibacillus sp. 37):
TATGGCATTATGAGCACGTTCAGGAGCGCAAAGGTGGTAAAACTGTACTTACGCATGAAGAAGAGACCACACTTGGTTCAATATTGCTGGATAATGATTCAGTGAGGTTAACGACATGGACGCGAGAACTGGTGGCTAATTTGATTACAGAACCGGAGGTCACGCCAGAATCGTTCAGTGCTTGTCTGCACTCTGCGGTCATTGCAGGTCATCGCTGGCTTACCCGCACAATGCGAGCGACAGGGCGTGAAGAAACCGCAAGGCTCGAACCCTGGTTGCCGGAACCGGATGCCGAAGCTGTAGATCTTGGGGATATGTTGTTCCACCATCTGTATGGTCTGATGCATGTCTATCATAGCCGAATGGGTCAGGGACAGGCTGCCCATGTGCAAAAGGCTATTGGTTATATTGAATCTTCATTGGCGCAGGATATTAATCTACAGCAGGTAGCTGGACATGTTCATTTGCATCCGGGTCATCTCAGTGAACTGTTTAAAAAAGAAATGGGTGTGACCTTTGGAGATTTTGTCACCGATATGCGTATCCGAAGAGCGATGGATATGCTCGCGGTGTCTCCAGCGAAGATCAGTGAAGTCGCTGCTATCAGCGGCTACGAAGACGTGAAATATTTTAGCAGGCTGTTCAAAAAACATACCGGCAAGACCCCGAGTGAATATCGAGAAGAGGCGCTGTCGTTCAAACCTTCGGGAAGTTAGAAATGAGCAGACCAGGCAGCATGTCTTGCATTTCTGCCAAACGTTTTCGATAGGGTATTACTCAGGGTTATTGGAGAGTGAGGGTGTATTAATGAAGATCCATAGTTCAAGTCAGGATTTATCGGGACAATGGAAAATACAGCATTTTGAAGTTGGAGAGAAACGGGCAATGGATGTGGCAGCTGCTGCGCTGGATGACCGTTTTTGGATCGGGGCTGAAGTGCCTGGGGATGTACATGCTGCACTTATTGAGCGCAGTATCATTGATCCGCCCTATTACGGACATAATGATGCCAAAAGTCGCTGGATTGAACAAAAGGAATGGTGGTACCGCACAACCTTCAATCTGATGAGAGATACAGAGAGCGAGGAGCACTTTGAATTGGTGTTCGAAGGATTGGATACGTTTGCAACGGTTTACGTGAACGGCCATGAGGTCGGGAAAACGGCCAATATGCTCATGTCACATACGTTTAATGTAACGTCACTGGTACGGAGCGGCTGGAATGCGATTGCGGTCAAGTTTGATCCGCTTCATCTGCATCACCGGGACAAAGAAACCTTCGACTGGTCCTCGTATACGAAGGAACGGCCATGGCTGCGCAAAGCAGCGATGAACTTTGGCTGGGACTGGGGTCCACGTATGGTTACAGTGGGGATCTGGGGAGCGGTAAGGCTGGATAAACGAACAATCGCCAAGCTGGAGAATGTTTATGCTCGTACGGAATCAGTCAGTACAGAGCTGGCTGTCTTACATGTCACGGCGGATGTGAAGTCGGTCTTGTCTTACCGTAGCAGACAGAAACGTGAGCAGGCTGTGGTTGCGACCTGTAATGTTCGTCTGTTGGATCGAAGCGGACACGAGGTGGCATGTGCCACTGAACTACCTCTAGAAGGTTATAAGGCAGATACCACATTAAACGTTACGTCACCTCAGTTATGGTGGACTCATGATCTGGGTGAGCCGTATCTGTATACACTGGAGGTTACATTATACGCAGATGGCGTTGAGGTGGATCGTTATAGCGAGCCCTATGGGTTACGAACGATTGAGCTGGCTCTTCACAATGAACGGGGTGAAGATACATTTACGTTTATTCTGAACGGAGTCAAAGTATATGCCAAGGGTGCCAACTGGATTCCGGCTGATCATCTGATTGGTGCCATCCCAAATTCCCGGTATCGTGAGCTTGTCGAGCTGTCGGTGGAAGGGCATATGAACATGTTGCGTGTCTGGGCTGGTGGTATATATGAGAAGGATGTCTTCTACGATGAGTGTGATCGGCAAGGAGTGTTGGTGTGGCAGGATTTTGCATTCGCGAACGCACTGTTCCCGGATTTCAATCGTGATTTCATGGACAATGTACGGCAAGAGGTAGAAAACAATGTCCTGCGCCTGCGTAACCGTGCCTCGCTTGCCCTCTGGTGTGGGAATAATGAAATAGATTGGCTCTATGATATGAAGTCTGCAAGTGGAGATATTACCAGTCCGTTCTACGGCGAACTTATCTATCATGAACTGATCCCTGAAGTGCTGGATCGCTTGGATCTGTCCCGTCCGTACTGGCCTTCTTCGCCGTTCGGGGATAGTAATGGTCAGGACGAGAATGATCCCGATGTCGGGGATCGTCACAACTGGCAGGTATGGCATGGCTCGGTCTATCCAAGGAAGCATGGAGAGCCGCCGTTGCTGGACTATAGTATTGAAGGTGTGACGTTCAAAAATTACAAAAAGGATCATGCGCTTTTCAGCAGTGAATTTGGTATGCATGCCTCGGCCAATCGTTACACGCTGGAGAAAAATATGCCCGCAGGGCAGTTTTACTGGGGCAGTCCGGAGATGGCCTACCGTAACAAGGATACCAATCACCAGAAAGGTATTCTGCTGATGGAGGGTTATACAGGCATTCCGCAAAATATAGAAGAGTACATGAACTATTCCATGCTGACACAGGCAGAAGGTTTGCGTTACGGGATCGAACATTTCCGGCGCATCAATCACCGTAACAGCGGTGCGCTCGTGTGGCAACTGAATGATAGCTGGCCGGGTACAAGCTGGTCCATGATCGACTATGAACTGCTGCCGAAGGCATCCTTTTATTACGGGAAAATATTCTTTCATCCTGTCCTGTTGTCACTGGAGCATGAGCCGGGTGAACCGCTTGCGTTGTGGGTTGTGAACGATACACGTGACGTCTTAAAAGGGGAGCTTCGACTTAATGTCTATGCATTGAGTGGAGGGAAGATCTACTCCAGCTCACATGCTGTTGAAGTAACATCCCAATCCTCACTGTGTATTGCCGAATTAACTGAAGTAGAGGTGTTACAGGGCAGACGTGCGGAGGAAGTAATGGTTGAGTTGGTATCCGAAGGATTTGCAGCGCCGAGCAATCGGTACTTCTTGCGTGATCCTAAGGATGTGACATTGCCAGAGTCACAATTGAGTGTACATGTGAATGAAGAGGAACAGTCTGTAACGGTTACGGCCAGTGGTGCGATTGCACGATTGGTGAAGCTGGAGCTTCCCCTTGGGCGTGTCCGATTCAGTGACAATTATTTTGATCTGCTCCCCGGTGAGAGCCGAACAGTAAGACTTCGTCATCCAGAGCAAACATCTCTGCCACTGACAGAACTTCGGGTCAGTGCCATGAACGGCAGAGAAGGATAAAATAAATATACTTCGAATTATTCGAGGTTCAAGGTGGTAATCCTGAGCAGGGATGCCACCTTTTTTACTTTTGCAGCAGGGTGAGTTCCTGTCGTTGTGTCAGGTGACCTTGGCCTTATTCCACAAGCGAAACTTCCAATCGGGTTCACATCTTGAATCGTTAAGGTTAGAATGATATAGAGAAATCGTTTTCAAAGGAGGTGGATTCATGTCATTTGTCTTTTACCCGGAGATGGTTATATTCATTCTGATGTTGATCCTGCTGATTATTGGTATTGTATATATCCGAAGGACGTTGATACTGTACAAGAAGCACCCAGAGAAGACACGTTTGCTCCACGCAAACGAAAATGAAGAAGGACACGGAATTACATAAAAAAGATAAACCAACAAACCAAACAGCCGATTCTTCTCTAATGAGGAAGTGATCGGCTGTTTGGGCATATAGGCATTTTATCCGTATTAACTGGGTTTAGAGAAAGGATTCATAACGCTGTTGGAAAGAGGATTCCATCTCCACTTGTCGAGCAAGTTGCTGCTGTACCTTTGCACCGCGAATCGTCTGAAGTTCCTGAAGTTGTGTAGTGGAACTGAATTGATCTGCAGCCATTTGGACAAGTAATTCGGAGAGCACATCCGCATCTTCGAGCGCGGCATTAAGTCCAAACGCACCGGTTGGGGTCATGGTATGAGCGGCATCACCGATGAGTACAACATTGTCCTGTGCCCACGACTGGCAATAGCTGCTTTCGACAGATAACAGAACAAAATCACTCCAGCTCTGAATATTGGCAGCTACAGAATCAGACAGGCAAGGAAAAGCAGATACAAGTTTATCTACAAAAGGAGCAATCGGCTGCTCTCGCAGCTTGGAGTAAGCTCCCTCGGGAATGTTCCACCCAATCTGAACATAACCGCCGAACTGTGAGAACAGTGCGAGCTGTTGACCATCCATGCTGGCCATCCGAACAGCGGGTTC
Coding sequences:
- a CDS encoding beta-mannosidase produces the protein MKIHSSSQDLSGQWKIQHFEVGEKRAMDVAAAALDDRFWIGAEVPGDVHAALIERSIIDPPYYGHNDAKSRWIEQKEWWYRTTFNLMRDTESEEHFELVFEGLDTFATVYVNGHEVGKTANMLMSHTFNVTSLVRSGWNAIAVKFDPLHLHHRDKETFDWSSYTKERPWLRKAAMNFGWDWGPRMVTVGIWGAVRLDKRTIAKLENVYARTESVSTELAVLHVTADVKSVLSYRSRQKREQAVVATCNVRLLDRSGHEVACATELPLEGYKADTTLNVTSPQLWWTHDLGEPYLYTLEVTLYADGVEVDRYSEPYGLRTIELALHNERGEDTFTFILNGVKVYAKGANWIPADHLIGAIPNSRYRELVELSVEGHMNMLRVWAGGIYEKDVFYDECDRQGVLVWQDFAFANALFPDFNRDFMDNVRQEVENNVLRLRNRASLALWCGNNEIDWLYDMKSASGDITSPFYGELIYHELIPEVLDRLDLSRPYWPSSPFGDSNGQDENDPDVGDRHNWQVWHGSVYPRKHGEPPLLDYSIEGVTFKNYKKDHALFSSEFGMHASANRYTLEKNMPAGQFYWGSPEMAYRNKDTNHQKGILLMEGYTGIPQNIEEYMNYSMLTQAEGLRYGIEHFRRINHRNSGALVWQLNDSWPGTSWSMIDYELLPKASFYYGKIFFHPVLLSLEHEPGEPLALWVVNDTRDVLKGELRLNVYALSGGKIYSSSHAVEVTSQSSLCIAELTEVEVLQGRRAEEVMVELVSEGFAAPSNRYFLRDPKDVTLPESQLSVHVNEEEQSVTVTASGAIARLVKLELPLGRVRFSDNYFDLLPGESRTVRLRHPEQTSLPLTELRVSAMNGREG